A genome region from Candidatus Methylomirabilota bacterium includes the following:
- a CDS encoding DUF1080 domain-containing protein: MRRSRRIVALLGGLALLGASTQGSPPPASPYIPRQSDRPETITGDEPGFQAIFDGKTLASWEGDQKYWRVEDGSLVGEITPATVVKSNTFIIWRGGRPKDFELKLDYRITPEGNSGINYRSVVVPDPVTPDNKFAMRGYQCDIDGRNRYVGNNYEEKGRLFLAVRGQLTRVVGGRPPVLVSTLGDERELAAVVTDGWNSVHLMARGHTLRHIVNGRVMSVVIDDDASHRPIDGLIGVQVHVGPPMKVEYRNMRLKNW, translated from the coding sequence CAGGGCTCCCCGCCGCCGGCATCGCCCTACATCCCCCGGCAGAGCGACCGTCCAGAGACCATCACCGGCGACGAGCCCGGGTTCCAGGCGATCTTCGACGGCAAGACGCTCGCGAGCTGGGAGGGAGACCAGAAGTATTGGCGCGTCGAGGATGGCTCGCTCGTGGGCGAGATCACGCCCGCCACCGTGGTCAAGAGCAACACCTTCATCATCTGGCGTGGCGGCCGGCCCAAGGACTTCGAGCTGAAGCTGGACTATCGCATCACGCCCGAAGGCAACAGCGGCATCAACTACCGCAGTGTGGTCGTGCCCGACCCGGTGACGCCGGACAACAAGTTCGCGATGCGCGGGTATCAGTGCGACATCGACGGCCGCAATCGGTACGTCGGGAACAACTACGAGGAAAAGGGCCGGCTCTTTCTCGCCGTGCGAGGACAGCTCACGAGGGTCGTCGGAGGCCGGCCGCCCGTCCTGGTCTCAACCCTTGGAGACGAGAGAGAGCTGGCGGCGGTGGTGACGGATGGCTGGAACTCGGTTCATCTGATGGCACGTGGCCATACGCTCAGGCACATCGTCAACGGTCGCGTGATGAGCGTGGTCATCGACGACGACGCGAGCCACCGCCCGATCGACGGGTTGATCGGCGTCCAGGTTCACGTCGGCCCGCCGATGAAGGTCGAGTATCGGAACATGAGGCTGAAGAACTGGTAG